One region of Halohasta litchfieldiae genomic DNA includes:
- a CDS encoding DUF5305 family protein translates to MNARLKLLVAKNGLVLAAVCVVVGLLLFAGAGQVYTSPAVVQPEPQEVDRFDIDLRLSETAVVQTENPLYEQGTRIQKPVYFANITPELTLSVVVDTNSDRDVDIDQRLVLSERATRSGSELWSRERVVTTNEETITDGRSRTNITLDVNSLAENQQDVAEIISSVSSINTQLRLETSYETEPVNGESYAGQLQLSLTPSSTDNAYWLSGSRSDSDTETRLSQPDPVQQPPNYVRVLLLVLGGCGMLGLGGVVVVKSRGLDPQELQIEVYNEEYSEWISKGELVVDPDRQYVYVNSLGDLVDIGIDADKRVIHDTDLKAFVVVDNDLIYYFAREPTNIELWANVGSSSETDQR, encoded by the coding sequence ATGAACGCACGACTGAAACTACTGGTTGCGAAAAACGGGCTGGTGTTGGCGGCGGTCTGTGTCGTGGTTGGACTGCTGTTGTTCGCTGGTGCCGGGCAGGTGTATACGTCGCCGGCTGTCGTCCAGCCGGAGCCCCAAGAGGTCGACCGGTTCGATATCGATCTCAGGCTGTCGGAAACTGCGGTTGTCCAGACCGAAAACCCGCTGTATGAGCAGGGAACGCGGATTCAAAAGCCGGTGTATTTCGCAAATATCACACCGGAGCTGACGCTGTCGGTCGTCGTCGACACCAACAGCGACCGTGACGTCGACATCGACCAGCGGCTCGTCCTCAGCGAGCGGGCAACGAGAAGTGGCTCGGAACTCTGGAGCCGCGAACGGGTGGTGACGACGAACGAGGAGACGATCACCGACGGACGGAGCCGAACGAACATTACGCTCGATGTGAATAGCCTTGCAGAGAACCAACAGGACGTTGCAGAGATTATCTCATCGGTGTCGAGTATCAACACCCAGCTTCGTCTGGAAACGAGCTACGAAACCGAGCCGGTCAACGGCGAGTCGTACGCCGGCCAGTTGCAGCTTTCGCTGACTCCCTCCTCGACGGACAACGCCTACTGGCTTTCGGGCTCGCGATCCGACAGCGACACCGAAACCAGACTGAGCCAGCCGGATCCGGTCCAACAGCCACCCAACTACGTCAGGGTCCTCCTGTTGGTCCTCGGTGGGTGTGGGATGCTCGGTCTCGGTGGGGTGGTCGTCGTGAAGTCACGGGGCCTCGACCCACAGGAGCTACAGATCGAGGTGTACAACGAGGAGTACAGCGAGTGGATCTCCAAGGGCGAGCTCGTCGTCGACCCCGACAGACAGTACGTCTATGTCAACTCGCTGGGCGACCTCGTCGACATCGGGATCGATGCCGACAAGCGAGTGATCCATGATACGGATCTCAAAGCGTTCGTCGTCGTCGACAACGACCTGATCTACTACTTCGCCAGAGAGCCGACCAACATCGAACTGTGGGCGAACGTCGGCAGCTCCTCGGAGACCGATCAACGGTGA
- a CDS encoding S26 family signal peptidase: MDTLSVIQKSITAFLVLIAVALVAGQLLGQPLLLGYVATGSMDPTLAVGDGFVAIPPFLAGGVSAGDVITYEAQSLDGGGPTTHRVIETTSEGYVTQGDANSFTDQAAGEPPVNDVQVLAVALQINGEVVVIPSLGSAAAVVQNGVRSVTGAIGVGSGAQIGVMTTGFGVVLIAFTLLYGFFTSDSRRQTERSTSRSGVVSGRLVVAGLILVLILPIMTSMVLPSGTTTANFLSTSPSIASDNSARVTAGGSMNISYTVENSQYLPKVVVIEPASSGLAVTNGTAVVSHGDSKQVQLTVTAPDETGAFSRSYSETHYLYGLPLPVIRLLHAIHPVVAMLTISLSATLPVVAVYLFFFGLRPISVRQTHR, encoded by the coding sequence ATGGATACACTCTCAGTCATTCAAAAATCCATCACGGCGTTCTTGGTTCTGATAGCAGTTGCGCTGGTGGCCGGCCAACTGCTCGGCCAGCCGCTGTTGCTCGGCTACGTCGCAACGGGTAGTATGGACCCGACACTCGCAGTCGGTGACGGGTTCGTTGCGATTCCACCGTTCCTCGCAGGCGGTGTTTCAGCGGGTGACGTGATAACCTACGAGGCCCAATCGCTCGATGGGGGTGGCCCCACGACACACCGTGTGATCGAGACGACGTCTGAGGGATATGTTACACAGGGAGATGCCAACTCGTTCACGGATCAAGCCGCCGGAGAGCCGCCCGTAAACGACGTGCAGGTGCTTGCTGTCGCCCTCCAGATCAACGGAGAGGTCGTCGTTATTCCATCGCTTGGGTCGGCTGCAGCAGTTGTCCAAAACGGTGTCCGGTCGGTGACCGGAGCCATCGGTGTCGGCAGCGGTGCCCAAATCGGTGTGATGACGACCGGCTTCGGGGTGGTGTTGATTGCTTTCACACTGCTTTATGGATTTTTCACCTCCGACAGCCGTCGACAGACCGAGCGGTCGACGAGTCGGAGCGGCGTCGTGAGTGGACGGCTCGTTGTGGCCGGTCTCATACTGGTTTTGATCCTCCCGATCATGACGAGTATGGTGCTTCCGAGCGGCACAACGACGGCCAATTTCCTCAGTACGTCTCCGTCAATCGCTTCGGATAACAGTGCACGTGTCACCGCTGGCGGCTCCATGAATATCTCCTACACCGTGGAGAACTCCCAATATCTACCGAAGGTCGTTGTTATCGAACCGGCGAGTTCGGGGCTTGCGGTCACCAACGGAACCGCTGTCGTTTCGCACGGAGACAGCAAACAGGTGCAGCTCACAGTGACTGCACCGGACGAAACCGGGGCGTTTTCGCGATCCTATTCAGAAACCCATTACCTCTATGGCCTTCCGTTACCAGTGATTCGGCTCCTGCATGCGATCCACCCGGTTGTCGCGATGCTAACGATCTCGTTGAGTGCCACACTGCCGGTTGTCGCTGTCTACCTGTTTTTCTTCGGACTCAGGCCGATCTCGGTCCGCCAAACTCACCGTTGA